CTCGCGCCCACAGGCCCGTCCTCGAAGCCGTTCCGGGGGGAATTCAGCCAAGAGCTCTCGAAAGGCCCTTTGCCCCAGTGCCAGCGCCGACCAGTCTCAACGAAGCAGAACCAGACTTCAAAGGTGTGGAAGCGTCGTTTCAAATCCTGCAGTTTGCGTTCGTTGGCCTCTTGCTGGTGCCGTGGGAGCTTTCACCGCTGGTACGGCTCGTCCCCTTCGCGTGGCCCCACCGCCTGCTGAAGCTCGTCACGGTGCGGGGCGAGCGCCTGCTGACCATGCCGTGGCCTGAAGTCCTGGGGGCGGTACTGGTTTCACTCGCCTGCTTCGCCTTCGGCTGGGCCGCCTTTCGGAGTTGCCTGGCGGTAGTTCGGCGGCTGGCTCGCCTCGGCCACTACTGAGTCGCTGAACCGTATCGATAGCCCCAGGAGCCGCGAGGAAGGGCTGCCCGCAGGGAAGCCTACCTGGCTCCTTGTGAGGCCGGGACGGCCGCCTGCTGGCCCTTATCGGTGACGCCTCCGGCCCTAACCAAACTTGGCTGTCCCAAGCCCTGGCTGGACTATAATCCACGAGGAGGAGTAGTGCATGGGCGTACGGGCCATCCATGCCGACCTGTTACGCGCCTGGATCGCCGACCCAGGTTCCGCGCGCGCCCTCAACGACTATGTGCAGACGCACCGGCCCCTGCTGGAGGCCTACGACGCCAGCTTCGGGCCGGGTGGCGACGTCGTAGAGGACTACCGCCACCGTTGGTCCGCGCGGGTGGACGAGGCGCGGGCACTCGTGGCACGCCTGCGGGATCTCGATCCGACCGGGCTGGCCCTGGCGGGCTTGCGTGCGGCTATACGGCTGTTACACCCGCGCCAGGAGCCGGAGGTCGTGTTGCTGGTCGGGCTCGGCTATAGCAACGCCTGCCAGCTCGTGGTCGGCGGGCGTCCCGTGGTGGCGATCTCCCTCGAGGCATGGGGCGGCGAGTTCTTCGGCGCATACCTTCCCTGGGACGACCTACCGCTCTGGGTTGCGCACGAATGCGCGCACGTGGTGCGGTATACGGAGGGCGCGTGCGCCGTGCGCGACTTCATCGCCCGGGAGGGCTTCGACTACCGCCGGGCGCTGGCGGCCCTGCCGCTGCGCGAGTTCTTGGCCGATGAGGGGTTGGCGACGGCCGTGGCAGAGGCCTGTTGCCCCGAGGCGGAGCCGGAGCGGGTCCTCGGGTTCAGCGCCGAGGTGCTGGCCTGGTGCCGCCGCCACGAGGTGGACCTCTGGGCGGAGGTCGCGCCCCGGCTCGACTCGCCACTCGGCGAGGAGGGGTACGCGCGCTATTTCTCGGCGGGCGGCGGCGACTTGCCACCACGCACGGGATATTACCTGGGCTGGCGAATGGTTAAGTCCTACCTGGAACGGCATCCCGGGGTCGGGCTGGATGCTGCCGTCCGCGTGCAGGCGGAGGCGTTTGTAACCGCGAACGCCTAGGCTCAGCACGCCGTGCCTGAGCAGCCGATCCTTGTCCTGCGTACCCGAGGATGTGCCAGCCGGTTCTGGACAACCCCCAAAACAGGCCCTAAGCAGGCGTTTGAGGAGCCGGACGGATCAGAAGCCACCGGCCTGCCGACAAACGGCGAGGGTAGGCGGCTGGCTTGTGGCGACGTGGCGCTGCATGCCGGCGATCCCATCCGGGTGCTTGTCAACGGGACGTGGGTACCCGGGCGCGTCGGGTGGGATGACCGCAAGGCCCCGGTCAGCCCCCCAGGCTTAGCGGCCAAGGCTGCGGTAGAAGGGTCATCATCAGCGCCGCACCCGCGAGCGCCGGATTCTTGAAGAAGTTGGTCTGCTCGCCCATGCAGGCCATGGGGTCCGGCACAGCCCAGTAGCTGTGCATCCAGAAGGCCACCACCAGAAGGAAGACCACAATGAGGCCGAGGCCCACCGTGGGCAAGTAACCCAGAAGCACACTCAGCCCGCCGGCTAACAGCATGAGCCCTGTACCGATCACGGCGGCCTCGGGTGCTGCTATGCCTTTGGATCGCGCGTAGCCGGCCATGGACGAGACGTTGCGGAAGTGGTTGAACGCGTTCAGGATGAAAAAGCCACCGTAGATGATCCGGCCGAGGAGGAACACAATTCCCACCGCACCCTCCTCGCTTGGACTCGATACCCGATCTTCCATATGGGGTTCCATATAGCCACCCGGCGCGGTTCGCCGGGCATCCACTGAGAGTCTTCCGACCATCCGGCCTAGCTTTCTCCGGTTCACCACCTCCTCGGGGGCACTTGCCGCATCGACGGCACCCCGGCTTATCCGGGCCGGTGCCTCTCCCCACTCACCGCGGGGCGCCTCTCCTTTCCCGCCGAGCCCGGCCTCGCGGATCGACCAACCGGCCCGCCACACGCACGGATGGCGGACCGATCCCGGGGGTCGTGGCAGGCTCGGTCGCAGAGGCATCCCCGAGCCAGCGCTGCGCCAACCGATGCACTTCGGCCAGTACGGAGCGCAGGTCCTCGCCCTGGCTCCGGAGCCTGTGACGGCTTTGAAAGCCTGGCGCAAACGGTGAGCCGAAAAGCGCATGCGAGCTGGCGGTGGTTACTTCGACCGCTTCAACCTCGTCTTCGCCACCGGGACCGGGTGGCCGATGAGCCGGCACAACGTGACCCGGGACTTCGCGGCCCTACTCAAAGCCGCTGGGGTACACTATCTTTCGTTTCACAAGCTTCGGCACACTTTCGCGACCCGGCTGCTGGATGCCGGGGCTGACCTGGATGCCGTAGCCGAGCTACTTGGTGGCGACGTCGAAGTGGTCAAGGACTTCTACGTGGGAAGCCATCCCGAAGCAATGAGAGCGGCGGTTCACCGCCTGGCCAGGCACCTGCGCCCCAACTCGGCCGAGGCGAAATGACCGCCGCCCCACTCCGCTCTCTTGTCACCATCCGCCGGGACTTCACCCGGCGGACGGTGATTGGTGCGAATACATCTATGGCAAATCCGCTTGGCGACGCCCCTTGACGCCCCCATCCCCCGCCGAGAACGGTACGGCCCCCTGCTTGCACTCTACATGCTGCGGGTTGGAGCTTCCTGACTATTGGCAAAGTATTGGCACAAACCCTGCGTTTTTCCAGGTCGCTTCCAGTTCCGATCCGGCAAACCCGCATAAAAAGTGGTGCCGAGGGCCGGAATCGAACCGGCGACACCGGGATTTTCAGGCCAGAGCGAATGTTTGCCTGTGTTCCCCTGCGTTCCGCCGAGTTCCGTCACACCACGGATTCGGGCACCTGGAAGTACGTCCCAGTCTCCGTGTGTTCAGACAGATCCCGCTTCGTTTTTTGACACATCTTTGACTGCGCCGCAAGGGGGATACGGTCTAAGGGGTATGTCCTCCTGCCAGACGGGGCAACCGCGCATCGCGAGCCCGCAGGTCGCTCCCCCCATCCTTCGAGCCGCCAGGGCAGGGTTCGGCTGCCAACTCGGTGGTGGCCTCCTGCCTGGGCCACGCTGAGATGGATAGGGGCCGGGGCTCATGCTCGAGCGCTTCCTGAGCCTGAAGCCGTCCAGAAGGCAGAGAGTTGGCATCGACTTCGACTGGCGCCGTAGCGATGGGGCGGCTGCCTCGGTGTACCGGCGCTTCGGGGAGTAGCACGTGGTCGCCGTGGCCACCTATAGCTTTCGGGCCCGCTCCGCATAAGGCTCAGCTGTTCGCAGTCCAGCCTTCGAGCGTCCCGTCGCTCACCCTGACCACGCCCAACCTCTCGGCCAATTCCCCGGCTTCGGGGCTGATGGATAGGCCTGCCACCGCCGCTAACGCGAACCCGGTCACCTTGCGCAGGATGCCCGCCCGACGATGCGCTCGTTCGACATCGCCAGCCCCCACGCCCCAGGAGACTTCGACCACCAGGTAGGCGTCCTGGCCGGTGGCGCGCAAGCGCCCTCGTGCGACCATGTCGGCGTCCAGCAGGTCGTCGCGCTCCTCCCACGTCAGCCGCCCGTCCAGCAAGGCTGGCTCCACCAGACGGTCGAGTTGCTCCACGCTCAGCACCCGAAGACCCTGCAGCACTCGCCCGAAGTACGAAGGAGCCCGCTCGCGGTACGTGCGCTCAAGATCGCTGCCTTTCAGTCGGCCCACGTCACGGTCGAAGCGCTCCTTGAGGTCGTCGAGCTCTGCCCGGATTACCCGGAAGCCCTGATCGGTCGATTCAGCCAGTTCGGCCAGCCGCTGCTCCGTCTGCCGCTGCGCTTCGGCCAGCGCATCGACCCGCGCCGTCAACGCATCTAGCCTCGCGGTCAACGCCTCCAAGCGATCTTCGGTACGCTGCTGGGCTTCCGCCAGCTCCCGCAGCCGCTCCTCCGTTCTTCGCTGCGCCTCGGCCAAAAGGCGCGTCTGCTCACCCAGCTCCCGAACCAGCCGGGGCAGGTGGAGCATATCCTCGGCGAGCACCAGCCGCCGAAGCTCGTCCCGCCACTCCGGATGTTCCCCCAGCAGCCGGACGAGGTCGTGAAAGTCCTGAACCGTAAAGGCCATGCCGCATTCGCTCAACCTTCCGGCGCCATCATACCACACCCCGGGCCTTCGTCCTGAGGCAGCCAGCCTCGTCCCTGCGTTATGGCCGAAGCAGCGTGGAGCTGAGCAGGCTCGGTCCCGGCCGGTCGTGCGACCCTCGCTTCCCGGCCAGCGGCCGGCCGTCAGGCCGGCGTCCGCGGCGGGCAAGGTAGGCCATGACCATGGCGATGCAGTCCCCCACCTCCCCCACGACGCCTTCTCGGGCTAATATCACGGCCGAGGCGGTCCATGGTGCGGTGGGCCGGCTGCGCCGCGACCCGCCACCCCGTGCCTCGGGGCGCCAGGCACCCCAGCGGCCGGAAGGCGCCGGATGGAGACGAACAACTCGACCAGCACCCAGCCCAGCAGCACGTGGAGCACCACATGGTTGGAATCCGAACCGGGTGGTCGGAGATGGCAGGAAGGAACCGGTGGGTTCGCCCGAAAAGCCGGGCGTAGGTCTCTCGAGCCGCATGAGACCTTGCGGGTTCCCGCCCGAAAGGTCGTTCCAGGGAAACAGCGAGACCCACTCGACCACCTCAAAGTAGAGAGCCAACACGACCTGAGCCACAACCGCCTTGGCCACTGGATTGCACCGCCCTTACCGGGCCCACCGGCAAGGAGCGTGGCCTGCACAAAGCCGGCCCCGGGCGGGTTGTACTTGAACCGCCGATGTGCTGGAGAGACGAAATGGCCCGGGTTATATACTCCGGGGGGCAGCGCGCCGCGTACTTCGTCGGACAGCGGGGCGGGAGGCGCACAGCCCCTGAACAAGGCATTGCGGTGGTATCTGTGCTTGCGGCGCTCGGCATGGCCGCCGCGTTCGTCAGCCAGGCGTTCATCCCCGAGGCGAGCAGCCACGGCACCACCTGGGGCGTCGCGGCCGGATGGCAGCGGGAGATCGCCTTCTGGAACGTGGCCATGGTGACCGCCGTTCTCCTAGCGCTTCGGTCTGGCCGTGACGAAGTTTCGCGAGTGGTGGCCACCTCCCTCGTCGTGCTCGGCACGGGGTTGGGCACCAATCACGCCGCGGCGTTCCTTGCGGGCGCCCGCTCGGGCGTGCCCCTCTTTGGTGCGACCGGCGGTACGCTCTGGCACGCCTACGGACCGGCCGTGAACTACGCAGGGGTGCTGCTGAGCGTTTACGCGCTTGCTGCCAGGCGTAGAGCCAGGTGAAGGGCGCCTCCCGCCGACCCAAAGAGAGCCCGGTTTGGCAGGGGGGTACGGCGGCCGAGCTAGACCGGACTCCACAGCGTTCCAGCACTCTTCCAGCGCCTGCGGCGTGGGGAAGTCTGATGGCTGTGCCATCGCTGTCCGAGACGTCCCCTTCCAGCGTGCCAGCCAAAAGCATCTGAACTGCGACCAGATGCGCCAGTGTGGCCTGCACGGACCCGAACCGCGGCCAGGGCATCTCTCTCAGCCCACCCGTTGTGGCAGCGTGGCGTGCCGGCTTCGGTTCGATCATGCGGCCAGTTACCCCGGACCGCAACGTTGAAGCTCTCCGCCACCGCCTGGAATGCCTCCTGCTCGCCGTCAAAGCGGCGATGATCGGCTCCTGCACCCGCCGGAAGGCAAATTCGGCCACCGGCCGGCCCCGCGCCGCGCGCACGATTCGGGCCTCCTTGGTCGCGATAAGGGTCGACGCGCTGATGGCGTGGAGCAGCCCGGACTCGAGCGGCAGGGCTTCTCGGAAAGGAGCGGTCACGCGCAGCAGCGGTTCGTTAGGGCACGCACCGACCCTTCACGCATGGCCAGGATCTCGCCGGCGAAGCGGAAGTGACGCAGTTCCTCCAGAAACCGCTCGTCGTAATCCCGGATCTGCCGCAGGTAGGCGATGTCGTCATCCGTGTACCGGAAGCGCAGGACGAACTCGAGCGCCAGGTCGAGGCCTGCCACGAGCAGGTAGGCACCGCCGAAGGGCGCCGAACGCGTATACAGCTCGAAGGTGGTCAGCGCATTGCGCCCGCTGCGCCAGCTCACATAGGCGGCATCGGGGTGGTAGAGGTCCGGTCATCAGCCCCGTGGGCGTCCCGTACGTGTGCCACATACTGACCCTCCATGGATGGACAACATCCGGGCAGTCATCACAATGTGCTTTGAAGGCGAACCTGTGCAGGCAGGTATTCCACGCCCCAACCTTAGCGGGAGACTCGAGCGCGTCAGTGGGGACCGGGCGGGGCCGGCGCTTCGTCTTCACGAGGGCCTGCAGGGAGGCCGACAGCGTGTATGTAAACGCGGGGTTGACACGACGCCACCGGCTTCTGCGGCGGCCAGGGCGTGAAAGGAGGAAGGCCGTGTTGCGAAAGGCAGGCCGACCCGGATCGAGATGGCCGTACGGGGTAGCGGCCGCGCTGCTAGTGGGCGGGGCCGGGCTCGCGGCGGGGCGAGCGTGGTTCGCCGCTGCCGGAAAGCCCTCGGCCGAGTTGGTGCAAGCTGCCCTCGTCCGTCAGGGCATCACGGTGCCGCGACCCTTCGTATTGCACGAACGCTACCTGCGCGCCCGGCTCAGCCCCGATCCGGGGTCTGACCTGGTGGTCGTCTTCGGCGACGGTACATGGTTCGACACGCTGGCCATCCTGCACGACGGCGAGCTGCGCTTCCGGCAGGCCCTGGATCAGTTGGGCCCCGGGTCGGGAGTGCGGGCGCTGGAGGCGAGGACGCTGCTGTCCACACCGTACCCGCAGGTGGTACTGGTCTACGACGCGGGCGAAAGCGGCACCCGCTACCCGAGCTCGCTCAGTTACCTGTACGTCTTCACGTACCTGCCAGACGGCGGCTTCCGACAAGTTTTCAAACAAGTCGTGAGGGATGAACGCCGCCGCGAGGACGGCGCCATTGTCACGGAGTACGCGTACCGCTTCGAGAACGGCCCGCAAGGCGAATCCGCCATCGTGTTGACGGACAAGCAGACGGGCGAGGAGTTCACCTATCGCTGGGACGGGTGCGAATACGCGCAACTCCCGGCGGCGGGCGGGCCCCGGCTGCCAGCCGCCTGTCTCCTTCTGCGCCACATCGCGTCGTTCAGCAGCTACCTCGGGCGTTTCGAGGTGCGGGGCCGGGCGATCTATCTGTACTCGGATGTGCTGGACGAGGTGAGTGCGGACCCGGCCTGGTTCCAGGACCGGCACCCCTCGTGGAACGGGGAGCCCGTGC
This sequence is a window from Bacillota bacterium. Protein-coding genes within it:
- a CDS encoding DUF2268 domain-containing putative Zn-dependent protease (predicted Zn-dependent protease with a strongly conserved HExxH motif) gives rise to the protein MGVRAIHADLLRAWIADPGSARALNDYVQTHRPLLEAYDASFGPGGDVVEDYRHRWSARVDEARALVARLRDLDPTGLALAGLRAAIRLLHPRQEPEVVLLVGLGYSNACQLVVGGRPVVAISLEAWGGEFFGAYLPWDDLPLWVAHECAHVVRYTEGACAVRDFIAREGFDYRRALAALPLREFLADEGLATAVAEACCPEAEPERVLGFSAEVLAWCRRHEVDLWAEVAPRLDSPLGEEGYARYFSAGGGDLPPRTGYYLGWRMVKSYLERHPGVGLDAAVRVQAEAFVTANA
- a CDS encoding DUF5348 domain-containing protein; translation: MPEQPILVLRTRGCASRFWTTPKTGPKQAFEEPDGSEATGLPTNGEGRRLACGDVALHAGDPIRVLVNGTWVPGRVGWDDRKAPVSPPGLAAKAAVEGSSSAPHPRAPDS
- a CDS encoding DoxX family protein gives rise to the protein MGIVFLLGRIIYGGFFILNAFNHFRNVSSMAGYARSKGIAAPEAAVIGTGLMLLAGGLSVLLGYLPTVGLGLIVVFLLVVAFWMHSYWAVPDPMACMGEQTNFFKNPALAGAALMMTLLPQPWPLSLGG
- a CDS encoding tyrosine-type recombinase/integrase; the encoded protein is MRAGGGYFDRFNLVFATGTGWPMSRHNVTRDFAALLKAAGVHYLSFHKLRHTFATRLLDAGADLDAVAELLGGDVEVVKDFYVGSHPEAMRAAVHRLARHLRPNSAEAK